Sequence from the Candidatus Zixiibacteriota bacterium genome:
GGTAAAATCCTCGGCCAGAGCCCGCAGGATAATTCGCTTATCATCGGGCGTGAGACCATGCCGGATAGTCAGATCTTTGTGTACCTGCAGAGCTTTGTCGGGCTTGCCGTATTTCCTGAGTATGTCGCCGATACGGACATAGGCATCGACATTGGCGCTGTCCTCGGAGACTGCCTCGCGAAAGCGGCTGAAGGCCACCTCTTCCCTGCGGTCCAGAAGGGCTTTCAGACCCTCAATATAAGCGCTGGGATCGGTGGTCTTCTTCTCTCTTTTGAATCGGTCATAGTAGACATAAATGAATATCAGGGCAATAATGGCCAATAAAAATATTATGACAATACTATCCATGTTTTACTCCTGCAGGCCGCCCTTTTTCTCCAGCAAATCCCGGGTTTCCTCGATAGGCCGATTGCGCAAAGTGGTCACCTCCGCCTGCAATCCCTTGATCGCTTTCTGCGCCTCACTGAGCTGATTGGAAATTTTCAGATAAACCGAAATGAAGAGCAGAAGCGAAATCAGCGAACCGAGAACAAAGGACCAGAAGACGATCGTTATTGCCGGCACATCAAACCGCTTGGCCCAGATGAGGTCGACATCAACCGTCTGGCTCGGGCCGCTGTTATAGACCGCAAAACCGACAATGACCGCTATGATTACCAGTATCAGGATTGACCTGAATACCCACATATTTCCTCCTTGGGAGATTTTGACATCGATTCCATTCCCATATTTGTCAGCGGCACCGTTAACAGCGAGAGCGGAAATCTCCGGCCTGATCGAAAAATCATGCCTATTTTTTCAGGAATGTCAGTCCGTTGACGATCTTAATGAAATCCTGCTCCAGAACGTCAAAATAGCGCCACTCACAAATCATATGCATTATCACAATATTGCTGCCTTCCTTGGC
This genomic interval carries:
- a CDS encoding lipopolysaccharide assembly protein LapA domain-containing protein, with the protein product MWVFRSILILVIIAVIVGFAVYNSGPSQTVDVDLIWAKRFDVPAITIVFWSFVLGSLISLLLFISVYLKISNQLSEAQKAIKGLQAEVTTLRNRPIEETRDLLEKKGGLQE